The following are from one region of the Neurospora crassa OR74A linkage group III, whole genome shotgun sequence genome:
- the ty-1 gene encoding mapkkk cascade protein kinase regulator ste50 has protein sequence MNFDSGTAYAESDADDEYERDIHGSSPIDHTDVEHSPIDSGPPSAEHTPTTYGYRNSADRHIETLISDWSADDCADFIASIGLQQYADRFIENEIVGEALVALQHDDLKSMGINSVGHRLMILKSVYDVKKAQDVPIEDDHYMPLTAATEALSANATLNDIKHLAEQLRLRDERMSLFEQDLRRLTEDFRRLREDMLPALRLAKDAQQPLPSGPSYESTLSPPAPASSAGSQPSAGLSRQYSTKRIMLGTTPKAVSPSHLQTSHGPPYDSSASSRGMLSSSHLGALNGSSANTTSGGYPSPNMPSPTSPPTTNMSGTTLDPRSYRGDNQPPSSSRSTFGDNDHYGSQDKQPVSAPRRGQTPAPDTPGSASNASVEIFKSFRVSMDDPCYKVLPAALKKYQINAPWDQYALYIVYGDQERCLGLDEKPLILFKQLDKEGKKPMFMLRKTNNAPAEEQPGSAGLSAAARGATTVYDPPGGII, from the exons ATGAACTTTGACTCGGGCACCGCGTACGCTGAGTCGgacgccgacgacgagtATGAGCGCGATATTCACGGAAGCTCCCCTATCGATCACACCGATGTCGAGCACTCGCCCATCGATTCTGGCCCCCCCTCGGCCGAACACACCCCTACAACATATGGCTACCGGAATAGTGCAGACAGACACATAGAAACTTTGATATCCGACTGGTCTGCCGACGACTGCGCCGACTTCATTGCTTCGATTGGGCTACAGCAATATGCAGATAGATTTATAG AAAACGAGATTGTGGGAGAGGCCCTGGTCGCGTTGCAACATGATGATCTCAAGTCGATGGGCATTAACAGTGTTGGCCACCGCTTGATGATTCTGAAATCAGTCTACGATGTAAAGAAGGCTCAAGATGTTCCTATCGAGGACGACCATTACATGCCTCTCA CCGCCGCGACCGAAGCGCTATCGGCGAACGCCACCCTCAACGACATTAAACATCTCGCTGAGCAGTTGCGTTTGAGAGACGAGCGCATGAGCCTCTTCGAGCAAGACCTGCGCCGGTTAACCGAAGACTTTAGGAGGTTACGGGAAGATATGCTACCGGCATTGCGACTCGCCAAGGATGCTCAGCAACCGTTACCAAGTGGACCGTCTTACGAATCTACTTTGTCACCGCCAGCTCCAGCCTCGTCGGCGGGTAGCCAGCCAAGTGCCGGCCTAAGTCGGCAATATTCTACCAAGAGGATCATGCTTGGGACAACGCCGAAAGCAGTCTCCCCTTCTCATCTTCAGACTTCCCACGGCCCGCCATACGACTCTTCTGCATctagtagaggtatgctGTCGTCGTCTCATCTTGGCGCCCTGAACGGGTCTAGTGCCAACACAACCTCCGGTGGTTATCCATCACCGAACATGCCATCGCCTACCTCTccgcccaccaccaacatgtCAGGCACTACCCTCGATCCGAGGTCTTATCGCGGTGATAACCAACCCCCATCATCGAGCCGGTCCACCTTTGGCGATAACGATCACTACGGTTCTCAAGACAAACAGCCTGTGTCCGCTCCCCGCAGAGGACAGACGCCAGCACCTGATACCCCTGGTTCCGCGAGCAACGCGTCCGTCGAGATCTTCAAGTCATTCAGGGTCAGTATGGATGACCCATGCTATAAGGTTCTTCCGGCAGCGCTCAAAAAGTACCAAATCAACGCTCCGTGGGATCAATACGCCCTGTATATCGTATATGGCGATCAAGAACGGTGTCTAGGACTGGACGAGAAGCCTCTCATATTGTTCAAGCAGCTGgacaaggaaggaaagaagccCATGTTTATGCTAAGGAAGACGAACAACGCTCCAGCTGAGGAACAACCCGGGAGCGCAGGACTATCGGCTGCGGCTCGCGGGGCGACGACCGTTTACGATCCACCGGGAGGTATCATATAG